The DNA region GCCTTACCTCCACCCGGCCGACGGGAGGATGCCTCCGCCGACAGATGACAGCAAAGGCGATGCCAAGTCGATATTTGATGTTTTTAGGCGAAATCTGATAGCCAGTGGCTAAGCGCCTTTAGCATCATGTTGCATAGTTGCTAAGGCAAATTAGCGGATTTGCGACGTCAGGCGATGGGGCTGATAGTGCGCCGGTAAAATTCCAGCGCATCCTCAAGCCGGTCGTTGCCCCAGAAGAGCTCGTTGCCGATGATGAATGTCGGCGCGCCAAAGATGCCCAGCGCCGCGGCCCAGCCGGTTTGTTCGCGCAGCCGCTGCTTGTTCTCTGACGACTCCGCGCGCGCGACCATCTCGCGCGGGTTTTGCCCGACTGAGGCGAGAATCTCGGCGACGGTTTCGAGGCGCGAGATGTCGCGGTCCTCGGCGAAGTTGGCGCGGTAGACGGCGCGCACGAAGCGCGGGCACCACGGCTCGGCTTCGGCGGCCAAGGCGACGCGCGCCGCGAGCAGGCCGCTTCGCGGGAACTTGCCCGGGCGGCGGAACGGTAGCCGATACTTCTCGCAGATCCGTTGCATGTCCCGCCACATGTAGCGGCCCTTGGCCGGGTAAAGGTTGAACGGCGAGTCGCCCCATCCCTGCGAAGCGAAGATCGGGCCGAGCAGGAACGGGCGCCATTTG from Candidatus Binataceae bacterium includes:
- a CDS encoding 2-hydroxychromene-2-carboxylate isomerase produces the protein MEQGRLEFWFEFASTYSYPAAMRIEEAAGAAGVPLKWRPFLLGPIFASQGWGDSPFNLYPAKGRYMWRDMQRICEKYRLPFRRPGKFPRSGLLAARVALAAEAEPWCPRFVRAVYRANFAEDRDISRLETVAEILASVGQNPREMVARAESSENKQRLREQTGWAAALGIFGAPTFIIGNELFWGNDRLEDALEFYRRTISPIA